One Struthio camelus isolate bStrCam1 chromosome 10, bStrCam1.hap1, whole genome shotgun sequence genomic region harbors:
- the CNEP1R1 gene encoding nuclear envelope phosphatase-regulatory subunit 1, which translates to MNSLEQAEDLKAFERRLTEYIACLQPATGRWRMILIVVSVCTATGAWNWLIDPETQKVSFFTSLWNHPFFTISCITLIGLFFAGIHKRVVAPSIIAARCRTVLAEYNMSCDDTGKLILKPRPHVQ; encoded by the exons ATGAACTCGCTGGAGCAGGCCGAGG ATCTCAAAGCCTTTGAAAGAAGACTTACTGAATATATTGCATGTTTACAACCAGCTACAGGACGTTGGAGAA TGATTCTGATAGTGGTATCCGTCTGCACGGCAACTGGTGCTTGGAACTGGTTAATAGACCCTGAGACGCAAAAG GTGTCATTTTTCACATCACTTTGGAACCATCCGTTTTTCACAATTAGCTGTATTACCCTAATAGGCTTGTTCTTTGCTGGAATACATAAAAGAGTGGTGGCACCATCAAT TATAGCAGCCCGATGTCGAACTGTTTTGGCAGAATATAACATGTCCTGTGATGAT actgGAAAACTAATTCTGAAACCTAGGCCTCATGTTCAATAA